Proteins co-encoded in one Deltaproteobacteria bacterium genomic window:
- a CDS encoding cupin domain-containing protein — MKITSLDNVEKMDMNMEGAKKVLKQVPISKNDGAPTFSFRVFTIDVNGHTPFHRHSSEHVNYIIAGHGVLVTENGEEHEVKQGDFALVLPDEKHQYKNKSASEPLIMICAVPKENE, encoded by the coding sequence ATGAAGATAACCAGTCTGGACAATGTCGAAAAGATGGACATGAACATGGAAGGCGCAAAGAAGGTGCTCAAACAGGTTCCCATATCAAAAAATGACGGCGCGCCCACATTTTCCTTTCGTGTATTTACTATTGACGTGAACGGCCACACCCCGTTTCATCGGCATTCCTCGGAACATGTAAATTATATCATCGCGGGCCACGGCGTTCTGGTTACGGAAAACGGGGAGGAGCATGAGGTCAAACAAGGGGATTTCGCCCTGGTCCTGCCCGATGAAAAACACCAGTATAAGAACAAATCGGCCTCCGAGCCTTTGATAATGATCTGCGCCGTGCCCAAGGAAAACGAATAA